In Bacteroidales bacterium, the sequence ACAGGGTTTTGAATTGCCTTAATGGCAAATTCACAGGTTGCTTTACGTTTTTCTGCAACCCCTTTTATTTGAGACTTAATGGTTTGATAACCTAAAAACTTATTGAAATTTGATAATGATGTTTCATACTCTCCCTTAAATAGGAAAAGGTTACCAAGATTGAAGTAGATATTTGGGAAGAAATCTGGATTGATAGCAATAGCTTTATTTGCAGCATCTATGGCGTTATCAGCTAAACGCATCTCCTGATAAATCTGCGAGAGAATTAGGTATGCCTCAATAAACTTTGAATCTTTTTCAATGCTCTGTTTCAGATATTGAATGGCAGACTCGGTGTCGTATCTCTGGTAAGATTCTGTAGCCTTTTGATATAGCTCAATTGCTCTTTTGTTCGAAGTTGAAAGTTTACCAGTTTGAGCATCAACCTGCAAAACAATAAGGAATATAAGTATTGATAAAGCAAGTTTATTCATTTTGATATGTTTTGAGTCTATGGAATGTGCATAAATTTATGCGATTGTAAAGATATTTTCCATTTGGGATTATTCATAACATAATCAACAAGCCAAGGAATAATAGTTTTAAACTTACTCCATTCGGGTTGTAGGTATAGCTGACAGCTGGATTTAACAAGGTTGGAATTCTCTTCGGCCCAATTGATATCATCAGGTTCTGATATAATGACTTTTAGTTCATCGGCTTTTAGGTGAATACCATCGGCTGGAGGTTGTTGACGTTTGGGCGAAAGACAAATCCAGTCCCAATGCCCTGTTAAGTTATATGCACCAGATGTTTCAATGAAGGTCTGAAATCCTTTCTTTTTAAACTCCGAGCATAAGTAATCGAGAGGGTATAGGCTAGGTTCTCCTCCTGTAACAACTATTGCCCTTGCTGGGTACGATTCGGCATTGGCAAGAATGTTATCAACGAGAACTGGAGGAAATATCTCGGGATTCCATGATAGTTTGGAATCGCACCATTTACAACCAACATCACAACCTCCAATA encodes:
- a CDS encoding 7-carboxy-7-deazaguanine synthase QueE gives rise to the protein MELSEFVKQFDSGKLLPLVEEFYTLQGEGYHTGKAAYFIRIGGCDVGCKWCDSKLSWNPEIFPPVLVDNILANAESYPARAIVVTGGEPSLYPLDYLCSEFKKKGFQTFIETSGAYNLTGHWDWICLSPKRQQPPADGIHLKADELKVIISEPDDINWAEENSNLVKSSCQLYLQPEWSKFKTIIPWLVDYVMNNPKWKISLQSHKFMHIP